A single region of the Acidobacteriota bacterium genome encodes:
- the purQ gene encoding phosphoribosylformylglycinamidine synthase subunit PurQ → MKFGVLVFPGSNCDHDTYHVISKVIGQPVQFIWHRNTTLNGCDVVFLPGGFSYGDYLRCGAIASFSPILQAVKEFAAQGGYVVGICNGFQILCESKLLPGTLLRNRDLKFKCQFTHLRVENNSTPFTRNCLPSSVISLPIAHGEGNYFCTSEELSDLNTHQQVVFRYATPEGHITDQANPNGSLDNIAGIINREGNVLGMMPHPERACEELLGGSQGLKIFDSLLTSVIERLKARDA, encoded by the coding sequence ATGAAATTCGGAGTTCTTGTTTTTCCTGGATCGAACTGTGACCACGATACTTATCATGTCATCAGCAAAGTCATCGGTCAGCCGGTTCAATTCATCTGGCATCGCAATACAACCCTGAATGGATGCGATGTGGTGTTTCTTCCAGGTGGGTTTTCCTATGGAGATTATTTGCGATGTGGCGCCATCGCCAGCTTTTCTCCCATTCTGCAGGCGGTCAAAGAATTTGCCGCTCAGGGAGGCTATGTCGTCGGCATTTGCAATGGATTTCAAATCCTGTGCGAGTCCAAACTCCTTCCTGGAACGCTTCTGCGCAATCGTGACCTGAAATTCAAGTGCCAGTTCACTCACCTCCGGGTTGAAAACAACTCAACGCCGTTTACTCGCAATTGCTTACCTTCCAGTGTGATATCACTCCCAATCGCGCATGGCGAGGGAAATTATTTCTGCACGAGCGAAGAGTTATCAGACCTAAATACTCACCAGCAAGTTGTTTTCCGTTACGCGACCCCAGAGGGTCACATTACGGATCAAGCCAATCCCAATGGCTCGCTTGATAATATTGCCGGCATCATCAATCGCGAAGGAAATGTACTGGGAATGATGCCTCACCCGGAACGGGCCTGCGAAGAACTCCTGGGCGGCAGCCAGGGACTGAAAATATTTGATTCCCTCCTGACCTCCGTGATTGAGCGCCTGAAAGCCCGCGATGCCTGA
- the tkt gene encoding transketolase: MSTPRPSGSVDTLCVNAIRTLSMDAVQAANSGHPGTPMAMAPVAYTLWNEFLHFDPEDPIWPNRDRFVLSMGHASMLLYSMLHLTGVKAVNSVYEKTGELSVPLDDIKRFRQLDSRCPGHPEYRWTSGIETTTGPLGQGIATSVGMAIAGKWLAATYNRPGFDIFNYRVYALCGDGCLMEGISQEAASLAGHLKLNNLCWIYDNNKITIEGNTSWAFSEDVATRFIGCGWNVTRVGDANDLAMLRRAFLTAQKESDRPTLIIVDSHIAYGAPNKQDTHAAHGEPLGEEEIRLTKRNYGWPEEAKFHVPEEVYEHFRKGIGARGHQGRNQWIVKFNEYNKAYPDLAEQVFRMQKRELPEDWDKDLPTFPADPKGMAGRDASGKVLNTLAKNVPWLIGGSADLAPSTKTRLTFPEAGDFTADNYAGRNFHFGIREHAMAAALNGLSLSKIRPYGSGFMIFSDYARPSIRLSSIMEIPTIHIFTHDSIGVGEDGPTHQPVEHLASLRAIPGLLVIRPADANEVTEVWRNIMQIKHEPVALILTRQALPTVDRTRFASAENVKHGAYVLADPPDGSTPDVILLASGSEVSLCVQAYEQLTSEGINARVVSMPCWEIFEHQSAEYRESVIPDSIQARVAVEQASTFGWGRYVHHRDAIIGMHTFGASAPLKELTKKFGFTLENVVATAKREVERSKA, translated from the coding sequence ATGAGTACACCACGCCCATCTGGTTCAGTCGATACGCTGTGCGTGAATGCGATCCGCACCCTATCGATGGATGCCGTGCAAGCTGCAAATTCTGGCCACCCAGGAACACCGATGGCCATGGCGCCCGTCGCCTATACCCTGTGGAATGAATTTCTGCACTTTGATCCCGAAGATCCGATCTGGCCCAATCGGGATCGTTTTGTTTTATCGATGGGACATGCCTCCATGTTGCTCTACAGCATGCTTCATCTGACAGGTGTCAAAGCGGTCAATTCCGTGTATGAAAAAACCGGTGAACTATCGGTCCCGCTTGATGATATCAAACGCTTTCGTCAACTCGACAGCCGCTGCCCGGGTCACCCGGAATACCGATGGACCTCCGGGATTGAAACCACGACCGGGCCCCTGGGTCAAGGCATTGCCACCAGTGTTGGAATGGCCATTGCAGGCAAGTGGCTGGCGGCGACCTACAATCGCCCCGGGTTTGATATTTTTAATTATCGGGTGTATGCGTTGTGCGGTGATGGATGCCTGATGGAAGGAATTTCCCAGGAAGCGGCATCGCTGGCCGGACATTTAAAATTGAACAATCTGTGCTGGATTTATGACAACAATAAAATCACGATTGAAGGCAATACGTCGTGGGCCTTCAGTGAGGACGTCGCAACTCGCTTTATCGGATGCGGCTGGAATGTCACCCGCGTCGGTGATGCCAATGATCTTGCTATGCTCCGCCGTGCGTTTCTCACCGCCCAAAAGGAATCCGACCGCCCAACCCTGATCATTGTTGATAGTCATATCGCCTACGGCGCTCCGAACAAACAAGATACCCACGCCGCCCACGGCGAACCACTCGGCGAAGAAGAAATCCGACTCACCAAACGCAATTATGGCTGGCCGGAGGAGGCCAAATTCCACGTTCCCGAAGAAGTCTACGAGCATTTCCGCAAAGGCATCGGTGCTCGTGGCCACCAGGGTCGCAACCAATGGATTGTGAAGTTTAATGAATACAACAAAGCTTACCCCGATCTGGCGGAACAGGTCTTTCGCATGCAAAAACGCGAACTCCCCGAGGACTGGGACAAAGACCTCCCGACCTTCCCGGCAGATCCCAAAGGCATGGCTGGTCGTGATGCCTCTGGAAAAGTGTTAAACACTCTGGCCAAAAATGTGCCGTGGCTCATTGGGGGCTCAGCCGACCTGGCGCCCTCAACTAAAACCCGCCTGACCTTCCCCGAAGCGGGTGATTTTACTGCCGACAATTACGCTGGCCGCAACTTTCACTTCGGCATTCGGGAACATGCGATGGCCGCCGCCCTCAACGGGCTCTCGTTGTCCAAGATTCGCCCGTACGGCTCTGGTTTCATGATCTTTTCAGATTACGCCCGGCCCTCCATCCGGCTCAGTTCGATTATGGAAATTCCAACCATCCACATTTTTACCCATGATTCGATTGGGGTGGGTGAGGATGGACCAACCCACCAGCCAGTCGAGCATCTGGCCTCGTTGCGCGCCATCCCTGGACTTCTGGTTATCAGACCGGCTGACGCCAACGAAGTCACCGAAGTCTGGCGAAATATCATGCAGATTAAACATGAACCCGTGGCATTGATTTTGACCCGCCAGGCCCTTCCAACCGTTGACCGGACCCGATTTGCCAGCGCTGAAAATGTAAAGCACGGAGCCTATGTCCTGGCTGACCCGCCAGATGGTTCAACACCGGACGTCATTTTGCTCGCTTCCGGCTCCGAAGTCTCACTCTGTGTCCAGGCGTATGAACAACTGACCAGTGAAGGCATCAACGCCCGCGTCGTCTCCATGCCCTGCTGGGAAATCTTTGAACATCAGTCGGCTGAGTATCGCGAGTCGGTAATTCCGGATTCGATTCAGGCCCGCGTTGCGGTCGAACAGGCTTCCACTTTTGGATGGGGGCGGTATGTCCATCATCGTGATGCCATCATCGGCATGCACACCTTTGGCGCCAGTGCGCCACTCAAGGAACTGACCAAGAAATTCGGCTTCACCCTTGAAAATGTGGTCGCCACGGCCAAACGTGAAGTCGAACGGTCCAAAGCATAG
- a CDS encoding amino acid permease, with translation MPSKLTATKSITDLMKESENPEHGLKRALGRLNLTTLGVGAIIGAGIFVLTGSAAAQYAGPAIVLSFIVAGIGCLFAGLCYAEFASMIPIAGSAYTYAYATMGEFLAWIIGWDLILEYLFGASTVAVGWSGYIVSFLKDLGLVIPPALSQAPLAYNAATHGWTQTGAVMNLPAMFIVALMTALLVVGIKESAYFNNLIVIIKIVVILLFVGFGFAYIKPANLTPLIPENTGTFGVYGWSGILRGAAVIFFAYIGFDAVSTAAQEAKDPQKDMPIGILGSLAISTVLYILVAIVLCGIVRYDQLNVADPIAVGIDAAGDGLKWLRPVIKIGAIAGLSSVVLVMLLAQPRIFYAMSKDGLLPAFFAKVHPTFGTPYITTILTGGVAMVVAGLFPIGLLGELVSIGTLLAFVIVCVGILVLRYTKPDIHRPFKTPLVPLVPILGALVSLAQMAALPLDTWIRLLVWMALGIVIYFTYGIHHSKIQKAR, from the coding sequence ATGCCAAGTAAGCTCACAGCTACCAAATCAATTACTGACCTCATGAAGGAGTCTGAAAACCCTGAGCACGGGCTGAAACGTGCCCTGGGTCGGTTGAATCTGACAACCCTTGGGGTCGGCGCCATTATCGGGGCCGGTATTTTTGTCCTTACGGGCTCGGCTGCCGCTCAATACGCCGGCCCGGCGATTGTCCTTTCATTTATCGTCGCCGGGATTGGCTGCCTGTTCGCCGGGTTGTGCTATGCCGAATTCGCCTCCATGATCCCGATTGCTGGCAGCGCCTACACCTACGCTTACGCCACCATGGGCGAATTCCTGGCCTGGATTATCGGCTGGGATTTGATTCTCGAATATCTGTTTGGGGCTTCCACCGTCGCCGTCGGCTGGTCAGGGTATATCGTCAGCTTTCTCAAAGATTTGGGGCTGGTTATCCCCCCAGCCCTGTCACAGGCGCCCCTGGCCTATAATGCCGCCACCCATGGCTGGACCCAAACCGGCGCCGTTATGAATCTGCCGGCAATGTTTATTGTCGCCCTGATGACGGCTCTTCTGGTCGTCGGTATTAAAGAATCCGCTTATTTTAACAATCTGATCGTGATTATTAAGATTGTCGTGATCTTGCTCTTTGTTGGGTTTGGATTTGCCTACATCAAACCAGCCAATTTGACCCCCTTGATTCCAGAAAATACGGGAACGTTTGGCGTGTATGGCTGGAGCGGCATCCTGCGCGGCGCGGCGGTCATTTTCTTTGCCTACATTGGATTTGATGCCGTTTCAACTGCCGCCCAGGAAGCCAAAGACCCTCAAAAAGATATGCCGATTGGGATTCTCGGCTCCCTGGCGATCTCAACCGTGCTCTATATTCTGGTGGCTATTGTGCTGTGCGGAATTGTCCGCTATGACCAGCTCAATGTGGCTGATCCAATTGCGGTTGGGATTGATGCCGCCGGGGATGGCCTCAAATGGTTGCGCCCGGTTATCAAAATTGGGGCCATTGCCGGTTTGAGTTCCGTGGTGCTGGTCATGCTCCTGGCCCAGCCCCGTATTTTTTACGCCATGTCCAAAGATGGGTTGCTCCCAGCCTTCTTTGCCAAAGTTCATCCCACGTTCGGAACTCCGTATATCACCACCATTCTCACGGGTGGCGTCGCCATGGTGGTCGCTGGATTGTTTCCAATCGGACTGCTTGGCGAACTGGTTTCCATCGGCACCTTGCTCGCGTTTGTGATCGTCTGCGTTGGCATCCTGGTGCTGCGCTATACCAAACCGGATATCCATCGGCCATTCAAAACGCCGCTGGTGCCACTCGTGCCAATCCTTGGAGCGCTGGTTTCACTGGCTCAAATGGCGGCCCTGCCGCTTGACACCTGGATCCGGCTCCTGGTCTGGATGGCTCTGGGAATTGTGATTTATTTCACCTACGGCATCCATCACAGCAAAATCCAGAAGGCACGGTGA